From the Polaribacter huanghezhanensis genome, the window AACTACAATTTTTTGTAATTTAGGCACTTGCATAATATTGCTATATCCAAATTCTTCTGTAAGAGCACTTACTACTCGGCTCTTATATTCTGCTTTTAATCTTGGTACGTAACTCATGATTATATTGCTTTTTTAGTTTTCTTAGAGATTCTAGTTTTAGTATCTCCTTCTACTGTATATCCTACTCTTACTGCTTTTCCACCTTCTACTAACGATAAGTTAGAGATATGAATGGAAGCTTCTTTCTTTACGATTCCTCCTTGTGGACTTTGAGCGCTAGGTTTTGTGTGTTTTGAAATCATATTAACACCTTCAACTATAGCTCTATTTTTATCTCTAAGGATTTGTAAAACTTTTCCTTCTGATCCTTTATGATCTCCTGCGATTACTGTAACAGTATCTCCTGATTTGATTTTAAACTTTGTCATCGTCTTATCTCTTTTAAAGCACTTCAGGTGCTAATGATACAATTTTCATGAATTGTTTCTCACGAAGTTCACGAGCAACTGGTCCAAATACACGTGTTCCTCTCATTTCCTCTGTAGGATTTAAAAGCACACAAGCATTGTCATCAAATCTGATGTAAGACCCATCTTTACGTCTAACTTCTTTCTTTGTACGAACAACTACTGCTCTAGAAACTTGACCTTTCTTTACAGTTCCGTTTGGAGTTGCTGCTTTAACTGTAACAACAATTTTATCTCCAACTCTAGCGTAACGCTTTCTTGTTCCTCCTAAAACGCGGATTACTAAAACTTCTTTAGCTCCAGTATTATCTGCTACTTTTAATCTTGATTCTGTCTGTAACATATTATTTAGCTCTTTCTAGGATTTCTACTAATCTCCAACGTTTAGATTTACTTAAAGGTCTTGTTTCCATGATCTTTACAGTATCTCCAACATTACAATCGTTTGTCTCATCGTGTGCAACGTACTTCTTCGTTTTTAAAACGAACTTCCCATACATTGGGTGCTTTGTTCTTTTTACCTCAGCAACAACAATAGATTTCTCCATTTTGTTACTAGATACTACACCAATTCTCTCTTTTCTAAGATTTCTTTTTTCCATCTTTAAAACTGACTACAATTATTGTAAATCTCTTTTTGTTAACTCTGTAGCAATTCTTGCAACAGATTTTCTTAAGGCTCTTAACTGTATTGGATTTTCCAACGGAGAAATCGCGTGAGCCATTTTTAAATCAGTATAGTTTTTTTTCAACGTACCAAGATTTTCTTGCAAATCTGCAGTTGATAATTCTTTAATTTCTGACTGTTTCATTTTCTTATCGAATTAAGCGTTATCAAAATCGCGAGCGATTATAAACTTAGTTTTTACTGGAAGTTTTTGAGCGGCTAAACGAAGTGCTTCTTTTGCAACTTCGATTGGTACACCACCAACTTCAAACAAAATTCTTCCTGGCTTTATAACAGCAACGAAATATTCTGGAGCTCCTTTACCTTTACCCATACGTACTTCTAATGGTTTCTTGGTAATCGGCTTGTCTGGAAAGATTTTAATCCATAACTGACCTTCTCTTTTCATATGACGAGTTGCCGCAATACGAGCTGCTTCTATTTGACGAGATGTTAGTAAGTTCTGATCTAAAGATTTAATTCCAAACATTCCGTTTGAAAGTTGAGTCCCTCTACCAGAGTTTCCTGTCATGTTCCCCTTCGCTTTCTGTACCTTACGGTATTTTACTCTTTTAGGCTGTAACATTTTTAATTTCTAATTTTAAAAATTATTTTCTTCTACGAGATTGTTGTTTCTTA encodes:
- the rplX gene encoding 50S ribosomal protein L24, producing the protein MTKFKIKSGDTVTVIAGDHKGSEGKVLQILRDKNRAIVEGVNMISKHTKPSAQSPQGGIVKKEASIHISNLSLVEGGKAVRVGYTVEGDTKTRISKKTKKAI
- the rplN gene encoding 50S ribosomal protein L14 encodes the protein MLQTESRLKVADNTGAKEVLVIRVLGGTRKRYARVGDKIVVTVKAATPNGTVKKGQVSRAVVVRTKKEVRRKDGSYIRFDDNACVLLNPTEEMRGTRVFGPVARELREKQFMKIVSLAPEVL
- the rpsQ gene encoding 30S ribosomal protein S17, with the translated sequence MEKRNLRKERIGVVSSNKMEKSIVVAEVKRTKHPMYGKFVLKTKKYVAHDETNDCNVGDTVKIMETRPLSKSKRWRLVEILERAK
- the rpmC gene encoding 50S ribosomal protein L29 is translated as MKQSEIKELSTADLQENLGTLKKNYTDLKMAHAISPLENPIQLRALRKSVARIATELTKRDLQ
- the rplP gene encoding 50S ribosomal protein L16, which translates into the protein MLQPKRVKYRKVQKAKGNMTGNSGRGTQLSNGMFGIKSLDQNLLTSRQIEAARIAATRHMKREGQLWIKIFPDKPITKKPLEVRMGKGKGAPEYFVAVIKPGRILFEVGGVPIEVAKEALRLAAQKLPVKTKFIIARDFDNA